TGCAAATTCCGTTGCGACAGGTCCGCCACCCAGGACGATCATCGATTCTGGCAATTCCCGCAGTTCAAGTGCTTCATCGCTGGTGATATAGCCCACTTCTTTCAAGCCGGGAATGGCGATGTCGGCAACGGTTGATCCCGTGCTGATGATAAAACTTCGCGCAGTGATATTTTGTTTTCCTACTGTGATGGTATTGCGATTGACAAACTGCGCTGTGCCGTCGATGAGGGTGAACCGCGGATTGCGCAGTTGCTCGATGCGATAATCTGCAAATTCGCTGACGAGTGCGCGTTTGCGGTCGTTGATTTCGGCGAGGTTTGCGCGCAAATTAGAAGCACGCAGGCCAAATTCTCTGGCGCGACGCATTAAGGACATGACGTCTGATGAGCGCAGAATGGTTTTGGTGGGCATGCAACCGCGCAAGATGCACAGGCCACCGAGAGGTCCCTTGTCGATAATGGCAACTTTTGCGCCGAGTTCTTGTGCCGTGCGTGCAGCGGCGTATCCCGCACTCCCGCCGCCTATGACGATGACATCGTAATCCATGATGATTTCCTTACAGATAAGAGGTGAAACGTAAAATTAAGACGACCCAATCTCTCCTGTGTTTCCCCTTTCATGTCTTATCTCGGAGAACGATTGGGTGTGCTGACAACTTAAAATGTCTTTTTGATTTGGGCAAGGAGTTTGGAGGTTTTTATGCATGAACTCGTGAATGGTATTGTGCCGATAGAGGCAGGCGAACAGGAGCGATTGATTCAGGTTCGCGATTTGAGAGAGACGACACAGCGGCTTTATGAAGCGGTTGGTGTGCCGAGGGCAGATGCGCGGCTGATGGCTGATTTGCAAGTTGAGACAGATGTGCGCGGCGTTCACTCACACGGTACGCGGGCTGTGCCGGGTTACTTAAAGCGCATTCAAACTGGTCACACAAATCCCAAACCCGAAATTCGCGTTGTCCGCGAAGGACCCGCGTCGGCAACGGTAGATGGCGATGGGTGTTTGGGACATCTGGCATCTTATCGGGCGATGCAAATGGCAATTGCAAAAGCAGATAAACTGGGGATTGCGGCGACAACAGTTATAAACAGCCGTCACTACGGCGCAGCGGCCTGTTATGCGACGATGGCATTGGACCGGGATATGATCGGCTTTTGCGTGTCGAGCAGCAGTCGGGGCGTGGCGCCTTATGGAGGGATAGACAGGTTGTTGGGCAATCACGCGCTGGCTTATGCGATTCCGGCGAATCGGGAATATCCCATTGTTCTGGATATGGCGACGGGGCGGTCCGCCTGGGGGCGAGTGGGCACTATGCGTTTGTACGGTAGAAAATTAGACGGCGAATGGGTGTTAGATGAGGATGGACAGGTGACTGATGATCCCCATCGCGCGCACGCGCTGGTAGCGCCTGGTGGTGCAAAAGGATCGGGGCTAAATGTGGTGATGGATGTTTTGAGCGGTATTCTGCCTTTTTGCCTGGCAACGGTAAATCGGGAAGATGAATATCAAGGACAGCGGCGGGCCAGTCACTTTTTTCAGGCGATCAAGATTGAGACATTTTGCGATGTGTCTGATTTCAAACGAGAAGTTGACCGGATGATTCAAACGATTCGGGCTTCTCGCCCAAAAGAAGGTGTGGATCGCATTTACGCGCCCGGTGAGATTGAGTCGTTAAAAAAGGCGGCCTGGGAAAAGACGGGGATTCCGATGCATAAAACCCATGTGGAAAGTTTGGAAAAAGCGGCTGAAGAATTGGGTGTAGAGGTGGTGTTTTGATGGAGGAAGTCCGAGATTTTCAGATGGCAGAGAATAATAAACCATTAGTCTCAATTATCATCCCCCATTATTTGGGGGATATTCTTTCCGAATGCCTGGCATTTGTCTATGCGCGGACATTGGATATTCCTTTTGAAGTTATTGTAGCAGATGATCAGCCTTATCCCGACGGCAGTCTGGATCGGGCATTGGAAAAATTTCCGGATATTCGCATTGTGAAGACGGGTGGGGGAAATGGGAAGCCGAGCAAGGGGATGGGCGCCGGGTGCAACCGGGGGTTAGAGATTGCAAAGGGCGCGTATGCGATGTTGTTAAATTCGGACGTGGAGGTGGGCGAAGGGTGGTTGCCGCCGCTGATTGATGCCCTGAAATCCGATCCTGAAATTGGGGCGTGTCAGTCCAGGGTTAGGTCATTGCAGAATCGCAAAATGTTTGATTATGGCGGGGCTGCAGGCGGGCTGATGGATAAGTGGGGATTTACGTTTTGTCAGGGTAGGATATTTGAGTTTGTCGAAGAAGATGTGGGGCAATACAATCACCCTCGCGATATTTTTTGGGCTATTGGGGGGGCTATGTTTTTGCGTATGGATTGTCTCGAAAAAACGGGATTGATCGATGAGGGTTTTGTAATGCATATGGAAGAGATCGATTTGTCCTGGCGGTTTCACCTTGCCGGGTATCGCATCGTCTATGTGCCCGATTCTCTCGTATATCACTACGGTGGGTTTACGCTGGGTGCAGAGAGTTATAGAAAAGCGTATTTGAATCACCGCAATCAACTCGTGATGTTGTTGAAAAATTTCTCCCTTTTGCGGCTGTTGTATAAATTCCCGGTTCGCGTCGCTATGGAACTGGCAAATTTGGGTTTGTTGCTAAAGGGCCATTGGAAACATCCCGTTGCGGCAATAGCTGGCCTTTTATGGGTATTGCTGCATCCGTTCAATATCTTGCGGCGACGACGAGAAGCCCAGCGGTTCAGAAGCGTGGGAGATAGTGAGATTGAACGGCGTCTTTTCAAGGGGTCAGTCGTTTATCACTATTTTATTCGCGGTGTCAAAACCGTTCGCGAGATAGGAGCGTGAAGTGAAAGCAATCGGTCTCATGTCTGGAACTTCTGCCGATGGAGTGGATGCCGCGCTTGTGGAGATCGGCGAATCTGATCTGTCTCTGCTCGGGTATATTGAGGTTCCTTTTCCCCAGGATGTCAGAAGGGAGATTTTGTCACTTTGCGAAAATGGGCGGGTCGATGCAATCTGCCGCATGGATGCCGCGCTTGGGGAATGGTTTGCAGAGGCTGCGCTGCGCGTGTGCGAGGAAGCTAATGTCAGCGCGGGAGAAGTCGATGTGATTGGATCGCATGGGCAGACGATTCACCATTTGCCCGC
The Gemmatimonadota bacterium DNA segment above includes these coding regions:
- a CDS encoding Ldh family oxidoreductase translates to MHELVNGIVPIEAGEQERLIQVRDLRETTQRLYEAVGVPRADARLMADLQVETDVRGVHSHGTRAVPGYLKRIQTGHTNPKPEIRVVREGPASATVDGDGCLGHLASYRAMQMAIAKADKLGIAATTVINSRHYGAAACYATMALDRDMIGFCVSSSSRGVAPYGGIDRLLGNHALAYAIPANREYPIVLDMATGRSAWGRVGTMRLYGRKLDGEWVLDEDGQVTDDPHRAHALVAPGGAKGSGLNVVMDVLSGILPFCLATVNREDEYQGQRRASHFFQAIKIETFCDVSDFKREVDRMIQTIRASRPKEGVDRIYAPGEIESLKKAAWEKTGIPMHKTHVESLEKAAEELGVEVVF
- a CDS encoding glycosyltransferase family 2 protein, giving the protein MEEVRDFQMAENNKPLVSIIIPHYLGDILSECLAFVYARTLDIPFEVIVADDQPYPDGSLDRALEKFPDIRIVKTGGGNGKPSKGMGAGCNRGLEIAKGAYAMLLNSDVEVGEGWLPPLIDALKSDPEIGACQSRVRSLQNRKMFDYGGAAGGLMDKWGFTFCQGRIFEFVEEDVGQYNHPRDIFWAIGGAMFLRMDCLEKTGLIDEGFVMHMEEIDLSWRFHLAGYRIVYVPDSLVYHYGGFTLGAESYRKAYLNHRNQLVMLLKNFSLLRLLYKFPVRVAMELANLGLLLKGHWKHPVAAIAGLLWVLLHPFNILRRRREAQRFRSVGDSEIERRLFKGSVVYHYFIRGVKTVREIGA